A part of Microbacterium atlanticum genomic DNA contains:
- a CDS encoding GNAT family N-acetyltransferase, whose amino-acid sequence MGALRFVPANEASWDDLQAILTGAAGRCQCQRQRLGDRDWWYLPQGERAAILEAETHCGDPRATETIGIVAYDDDEPVAWAAVDRRGVYGRVRGSPVPWQGRTEDPDDDTVWAIPCTVVRKGHRGQGLTYPLVAAAAEHARARGAAAVEGYPLLTEGKKVIWDEMSVGAVGPFLAAGFREVTHPTKRRLVMRLDF is encoded by the coding sequence ATGGGTGCACTCCGCTTCGTGCCGGCGAACGAGGCGTCGTGGGACGACCTGCAGGCGATCCTCACCGGCGCCGCCGGCCGCTGCCAGTGCCAGCGCCAGCGCCTCGGCGACCGCGACTGGTGGTACCTGCCCCAGGGCGAGCGCGCCGCCATCCTCGAGGCCGAGACCCACTGCGGCGATCCGCGCGCGACCGAGACGATCGGCATCGTCGCGTACGACGACGACGAGCCCGTCGCATGGGCTGCGGTCGACCGGCGCGGCGTCTACGGGCGCGTGCGGGGATCGCCCGTGCCCTGGCAGGGGCGCACCGAAGATCCGGACGACGACACCGTGTGGGCGATCCCCTGCACGGTGGTGCGCAAGGGCCACCGCGGCCAGGGGCTCACCTACCCGCTCGTCGCCGCAGCGGCCGAGCACGCGCGGGCCCGCGGCGCGGCGGCCGTCGAGGGCTATCCCCTGCTCACGGAGGGCAAGAAGGTCATCTGGGACGAGATGAGCGTCGGCGCCGTGGGACCGTTCCTCGCGGCGGGGTTCCGCGAGGTCACCCATCCCACCAAGCGTCGGCTGGTCATGCGCCTCGACTTCTGA
- a CDS encoding SRPBCC family protein yields MHELTEEALVAASVDVVWAEFTLADLLVGWIWPPRFETTAVVEVRELGPWQVRSEVADLAVEATVLAFEAPHRLRLAWRWAGEEHTTDVEIALEEAADAATRVIVRHSGFATADERAQHVEGWSNCLQRLVDRHGGAPGEHL; encoded by the coding sequence ATGCATGAGCTCACCGAAGAGGCGCTGGTTGCGGCATCCGTCGACGTGGTCTGGGCGGAATTCACGCTCGCCGACCTGCTCGTCGGCTGGATCTGGCCGCCGCGGTTCGAGACGACAGCGGTCGTCGAAGTACGCGAGCTCGGGCCGTGGCAGGTGCGCTCCGAGGTGGCCGACCTCGCCGTGGAGGCGACCGTGCTGGCCTTCGAAGCCCCGCATCGGCTGCGGCTGGCGTGGCGGTGGGCGGGGGAGGAGCACACCACCGACGTCGAGATCGCGCTGGAAGAGGCGGCGGATGCCGCGACCCGCGTCATCGTGCGGCACTCCGGTTTCGCGACCGCCGACGAGCGGGCGCAGCACGTCGAGGGGTGGTCGAACTGCCTGCAGCGGCTCGTCGACCGGCACGGCGGTGCGCCGGGCGAGCACCTCTGA